taaaaaGCAAAAATAGTGAGACTCGTAACACAATCAGCAGAGTGAAATTCCGAAGTCAATCCATTCATATCTACTCCTAGAATTTATTGCAATCCTTGAAAAGCACATAAAGCAAAGCAATTCTTCTCTTATACACATCTAAGCTTAGATATTAGAGTAGGACAGATAGCACAAGGTTGGTTCACTGTAGTCTGTATATTCAAGCACATCAAATATTACACCCCTGCtcaaagaatatattttttctggtgataaaattgaaaaatatcttACTGTCACGTAATTGTTGACAATCGACTTTGGAGGGCAGGCGTTAACTCGCAGGGGTTAAAATATTTGCCGCTGCTCTGGGGTAAAGATTAAAAGGCTGAGTCGCTGCCGCTCTTAGACTTCCCAAGCAACACGTCTTTAGCTTCATTAATCTTAGAAGCAAGGTAATGGCTGCCACCTGCATCGGGATGATTTGCCACCATCACCTTCCTGTGTGCTTCCCTTACCTTATCCGGGGGAGTGCTTTCCCTAATCAAGAAAATTAATACTCTTAGCTCTTACAGTACCCAAGAATCCAAGTAGAATTATATTAAAAACACAACAGAAAATGGACAGATAGAACTCTTACATGATAAATGATACTGGGCAAAAGATGACAACCATGATTATGAGCACATCAACATATATGTTCAATtgttagtactagtatatatcaATAGAATACAAAAATCAACAGGGTATCTGATATCAACTCGAGTTAATACTCAATAGCATATTATATTCAGAACATGGAGAAAGCCAATAGCACACATTGAAATTCTAGTTATTCATTTATACTCCACTCTGTATGAACAGTAATACCACCATAAAGAACATATTCATCATAACCTTGAACTTGCAGACTTAGCTCAGTACTCCCCTGTGAATTAACTTGTACAATCATATGTTTAAAGGTAGCTCAACACAATAATAACAAAAACTGATACataaaatgaattaatgaacAAGCTAGTCCCAAAACTAGAAAAACAAGTCAAGAAAAGATCACCAAAGTAAAAATTGACTTGTTTTGACCTAGTTATATCCTGCACCATTCTTCCTTCGGAACTTGCATATGAACGAAACCATCTTCAAAGGATAATAAATTATTACAGAATGACTTGGTCTTCTTATCAAGCTTGAAGCAGCTTAACTCTATTCAGTTTCAAAAATGTAACACATTCTTGTGCAAGCCAATGGCCACATTAGTATTTGTGCGACAAAAAGAACAGCACAAGTAAAGATAGCACTGAAGTTGAGTTACACAATATTCACTCCGCAATCAAAAGAAGGAAACTTTAGATTTACCTGACTCCGAGAATAAGTGATGCCTCCCTGCGAGTCATTTTTGGTTGGAAACCTCCTTCATAGAATTTTTGCATTCTGGCAGTTGGTGGTCTTGCTTTGAACGCTTGCCATGCCTGAATACTATACTTACCTGCtagagcagcagcagcaacagcaATTCCGGCTATAAGTGGCGTACCCTGTATAAGCCATCAGCTTTCAGTTCCCAATGGGGTGCATAATGAATACAGGACGAGCACAATATTCAGCAATCTCTAAACAATAACCGCGAAAAAACAAATGATAATCACAGCATAATGATACTGCTACACACCAAAAGCGCCATCTTTTTATGGGTTAAAATATCTATTTCTCAATGCAAATAATTGCCGTTCTGAAAAATAACACTAGCATTTTACATCAATAAATCCCGGTTTTGGGAATAGTTACCCAGGGACAAAACTTATGAAAGTGGGACAAATTTTAGTTTCACATTACATCAAGTATTGTCTACATTATCCGTTTAAGAGGGGACACTTGGTGTCATGGTCATATAGAACAAGAATGAAAGCTCACAAAACCAAATTCCTGCACAGAATGCTTGGTGCTATGCTTTTAAATCACAAACTATTTTACAATTCGAAATATTACCTACCTTGTGCTATTCTTCTTAATTACACAGCCTCCTAAAGCTTACATTTACAGTTTTATCAGGAATTCATAcaaatatatatgcatataatcAAGAAAACAGCTACTTTATAGTCCCAATCATAAGAACAAGGAACacaatttattcaatttcaagGAGGAAAGGTAACAAATTCACTTTAGGAGTCGAGTCCATCAACGGAAACCAAATAAACTACCAAATGTAACGAATCAATAAAGTGAAACATGATTTTAAAAGGGCATAAATTTGCACCCAAAAGGTAAAGATTTTCAATGAAAACGGGTACTTCATTTCACGCTCTTTAATTTTAAACTACAACAAAACAAGATTGGAGCGTTCACCATTTCAGACTTCAACACGGCCTCAGAAATGATAAAAATGGGAAATCAACATTCAAATGCTATGTTATTTTCTAATTGAAAAGTGGTAGAGaaagaattagggtttctcTATTTGTGAATGCGATGGAAGTCGGTAGTGGAATTGTAATGGCAATAGATCAAAACGTCGATTTAGGGAAGTCTGGAATTATATTAGTATCACGCGAGATGCAAGTGACTCACCGGATATTAACCATTTTTTAGTCAGTAAGATATCACCGACCAGTGtatcaaattcatttttaaatactccatatgtGAAGCTAAAAAGTAATTTTACTTTAATAATTTACACcatttaaatatattagtagCGGGTCATCTTCTATtgcttatagcatcataatccaaaattaagatcaaattttcacccttagattttaaaataagtagatgagattaaatctgacgaatttcaataaatagtagacaaaatatcaacataagGGTAAAATCGTCATTCtattatcatatcataattttcgtgttttttatatcaacatagtgtattacaactATCAACACAATGGCATGaatatttcaacacaagtacacgaaaatatcaacacacttttattgagattttacctgcattatattgagattttacatacattatattgagattttttgatgtatttgttgataaaaatgtgcttatcaacatatacaaaaatggaaataaaaaacatCAAATTCCATCATCTGAACGTCATCGGaatatatgcaattgagatctcgttagaatccttgtAAAATTACCTttgatttgatatattttttgcaaaaaaataatttaaatcaagtgagttacgtaaatttaaagtattaggataattttaataaCAGAGAATTGAgattaataccctttaattttattttataattatttaaattttaaatataatctaTTGGACATTATATCAACCACTAAATCTCCTAATTTAATGGTTAAAAATTGATCTTAATTTtggattgctaattagttagcaattgatcacatccctatagCAGTATCGAGTATGATTAGAGAAGTTTTCTTCATCTAAAATGAGATTTATCATATAATTGGAGATAGTcttaatatttatgtatatttcTCTTTAGAGATTTCTAAAAGAATTATTTTTGGGTTTCATAATAGTTAAGTCGTAGTATTTCCTTTTAGGACGTCCCAAGATAGTTATGTTATTGATATCATGTTATCTGTAGTCCTTAATATCACATGTTTGGTTCGTTATATAAAACCACACTATAGTAGGAAATTCCAAAACTATCCTCCGtctttttctatatttccaAAGCTGAGAgctatattaataaattttacttaatttaaaattgatataGTATTGCTCATATTATTATCATTCAATTTTCTATGATAATAAAACACCAATTTTCAGCATTAATTCAACGTGCCCTTTCCCATTGAACGGGTCATACAAAAAATTTAACCAACGTATCAAACACCAGATTGAACCATTAAATGCACTTTAAATGTGTCTATCTACCAATTCAAATACACCctaatatttcttaattttcataCTAAAAAAATCCCCTACTACAGCTAAAATATACTCCCCCTAATAATCCACTCtaaaaattttaatcaaataaagctgccatatatagatagatagatatagcatgaagtaaaaaattaattattactattgcTCTTTTTTATGTGTAAAATTTAAATTGACGAAAACCAGCTTACTTAACAAGATCATTTCACTTCAACTAATAGAAGGATAAGGTGAAACAAAACAAGCAAGGAGAAACAGAAGCTGGAAAATTTATCCGAATGCTGCCTGCAAGAGAACCAGATGTATCAACATATTATCAGACTTATAAGCCATAACAAACAGTACAAAATCTTGTCATTACATATATCAAGATGAAGTATCATATTTGAGATCCTCTAATCTAGCCAGCAAGTCCGTCTTGTATTCTCCGACTTCCTCATACTCAATGGAATCTAGGGTGGCCTTGATCACAGGTATCGCTCCAGCTTTATATATCGTATCAACCGCACCTTCTGCAGCATCAGATAGCAAAGGTAGTGTGTCAGGGAAAAGTTCTACTGACATTGCATACATCGTGTGGGACAGAAACAGTATGGCAGCaacaataaataatgaaaaggATTCTAGTTAATCAATAAGAAAGAAAAGATTGTCAGTGTTTATCTTCTATGAGCAGCAACTGATTGATTTGGTGCAGTATATGAAGAGAAGAAAACTGATATTTTAACAGGCTGATTTGCAATCCAATTAAACCATAGTGTTTCTGAACACAAGGCACGTACTAAAAGAAACAAACATTGTAAATCTCACCTGATTTTGAGATGGCAACAAGAGCTTTCAAAGCTAGCCTTCAGGTGTGCTCATCTTTAGCACCTGCTAACATATCCACAAGCAACTGCGCTCCGCCTAATTCAACTATTTTCATTCTTCTTTTATCTGGAAGCAAAAGAGCATTATAAGTTTCCAGGATATCACCAAAAACATTACATCAGTTTCCAGACAAAGATTGCAACAGAAGCATCAGCACCCTCGATCAAACATGCAGCTCCAGAGAGCTATGTATATTTTTGTCAGTGTCTTATTTCAGATTGTGCCTTACATACCTATCTTGTTATTCTTCTATGGCCAGTTAGGTACAACTAATATGTTGGATAAAGTATGATTCATAAAAGCAAGTGACCATATTTGAATTGGGATATACCGATGTAGGAGGAAGAACTGCTGAGTTTGAAATAACTTTGAGTATTGACAACTGAATCCTGATGAAATCTTGAACTCACATGACATGATgttcttatttattttcaacaaattatAGAGGATCAACAAAAGAACATACATTTTACTAGAGGAAAGAATAGTACAAATACAACTAGGCCTACATATGCCAGAATCATTAACATGGTAGTACTACTTACTGCACATGAAATTTTAAGTATTATACCATCTATTGAAAACCGTGCTAATCTGGATGCTCCCATTCTTTTGAATAAAGGATCCTTCACTTGTAAAAGTTTAACAGACTGCTGCATCACATTTTCTCCTACATAAGTCCAATATCATAAACATCtgagttttgaattttgattcaAAGAGTtgaaaaatacatttcaaaCCAATGTAATTTTCAAAAGACATACGCACCCATGTATGGAAACAAGTGGTAGCCAATTACAGTTGCAGTTCCagcaaaaaataatttcaacaGCCATCCAATTTTTCGTTCTGCATCCTCCTCCAGTGATTTTTCATCTAGTACTGTAGAAAATTAATTTGGTACAGAACATACATCAAAATACAGAAATCTAAATAAACTAATATAAGATCTTTCGTAAGGCTAAAAGCATGATTCATGAACATGTCTCACACTTAAATGAGAAGCTCAGAAGACCACAAAAACACCTTCCACCCCAACCATCTCCCCTACACACTAGACCAAATGTACACAAGCGTGCTCACATACAATTACAAATACGCACATCACATAAAATATCTAACACATTCATTCACTCTAGCTTATCTAGCGATGTTAAGTGTATTTACAACGCTGTTGGTTATACAAGAGGGAGAGTTCAACATTCATCCAAGTTAGATTTATTTGATCCCCATCGAAATTTATAGATACTACATAAGAGCAAATGCAATAAGGATAACCACATTAACAACATACCCCTTTTATAGGCTGATGAGAAATTCCGAGTCTGTATAACTGCATTCCTTCTGCACAAATGCTGCATTTTCATCGAGCAACAATACAATAAGAGGACAAAAACAGATAATAAGAAACATAGTAACTTCATTCCTTCAAATTGCGCAAACTGTTCATTTTATTCAAATGATCCAGTACAGCAAATATGCACtgccacacacacacacacacacagagacgGACATAGCGGATTGTGTAATACCTCCTGTGCCAAGTCTGTTTGTGTGTTTCCCTTCTGCAACAACGAAAGCCCACGCTGCGTGGATTTGGGGCAACTGGCGATTGCTGTGGTGTAAAACAGCTTTACAAATCGATTCATGATCGCTAGCTTCTAACAGATGTTAATGGCGGCAAGCAGCTGCACTCACCATTTCCGATCCCAACACGAATTCAAAGCTTCATGATTCTGAATTCATCTTCTCCCTTTTTAAACCTGTGAAATAAATCTTCTCcgcctttttaaaaaaaaattatgaatatttAGGGCTTTGAACATTAGGACAAAATTGATTATAGAAGTGCAAAATTAAAATGCTTTACCAATAAACAAGtggaaattataattatagtagtattattttgtgtAAATTTATAATGTTTTCCAATCAAAAAACAAGTGCAAAGGaattaatatagtactattatgttgttatttttaaataagAGATCATACGAAGAAAATGTATAGTTTTTTAGAGTTACATGTAATGGATCAAGTGACCAATTGTGGATAAAATGGAGTTCAATTATATACTGAGTCTGATATTTTTCTTAGTTTTCTATATATAATtggatttcattttttaaagttggttttattttacaattaaatGTGTTTTATTCTAATTCGAAATaagaaaatcataaattataagCACATCTCTAGTGTAAGTACCCcccaaaaaagataaaatacaGTAATTGATAGACTATGTATTTTACTTAAACCAATGGTATTAACGTCTTCTAAGTTAAATTTGTTATATTCCTAAATCCGAATACAGTTCCTGTAGTTGAAAGAAGAAGTAGAAAATGTAGCACTACCAGTCATACAATATCTCACATAATACTAGTATAATGCAATTAatatcataaataaaataaatttaatactataatacATAACCTTCTCGTGATACTTTACGCGACAAACCTGActgttgaaagatatgagtattattcattcaacttgttcagagaattacaataggtacgcgcctcctttaaataggccaagggttacataaaattggcaagatttgccataatactcattccctaattaattttttttccttgcttacctattttccttacttacatattttcctttctaacactccccctcaagttaagtaatgagattaccgatacttaacttgcccaatacctcatggaagcttcttgcatcgacagctttcgtgagtatatccgccaactgatcttcagatctcacaaaaggaagttctaccatcttggcctctatattgtccttgatgaaatgtcgatccacctcgacatgttttgtccgatcatgctgaactggattttcagatatactgattgccgtcttattatcacagaacaacttacatgacttctgtgagtttaagttcaactcagtcatcaatttcctcagccacagaatctcagtcaacccactcttaatccctcgaaattcagcttctgcacttgacaaggctaccactttctgttttttgcttctccacgtgacaagatttcctcccacaaaggtaaaatatccagcagttgattttctgtcatttgggttctctgcccaatcagcatccgtgaatccatgaatctctaaatgtccatgattctcgaatagaatcccatggttcgctgtccctttcagatatcgaacaatcctcagtgttgcttcccagtgagctacttgaggtgcatgcataaattgactaactactccaactgcataagctatgtcgggtctagtgtgggataggtatatcaatttcccaactaaacgttgatatctcgtgcggtgagtggcttcagctccttcaactatctgcagaccatgattctgaaccataggagtatctgctggcttacagtccagtagtcctgtctcggttaacaagtcaagtacatatttcctctgacttatgaagatccccttctttgaccttagcacttctatacccaaaaagtactttagtaatcccaagtccttcatttcaaactctgcaaacaaattcttccttagcttgcttatttcctcttcatcatctcccgtgagaatcatgtcatctacatagatgatgaggcatgtaatctttccttctcttttcttcaagaataatgtatgatcagagttgctttgttcatacccatacttcttcattgcctcagagAATCTCTCAAACCAAGCTCTAGGTGACTACTTTAGCCCATATAGTGTTCGTTTTAGTTTGCAAATATTTCCTCCTTCGAAATCTCCAACAAATTCAGGTGGTAGCTCCATGTAAATGGGCTTCTTCAGTTCCCCATGTAAGAATGTGTTTGTCACGTCGAACTGATGTAGTGGCCATTCCCTGACTGCCGCTATTGAGAAGAGCACTCGAATAGTACTCATTTTTGCTACcggtgagaatgtttcagcaaaatcaactccataagtctgagtgtatcctttggccacaagtctcgccttatacctttcaatcgacccatctggcctccgtgtgatagtgaagacccatctgcatcccacaGTTCGAACTCCATCAGGTTTAAGACATACTTCCCATGTATTGTTCTTCATCAGAGCCCGCATTTCTACTAGCATTGCTTCTCGCCAGTGAGCAATTTTCATAGCCTCCTCCGCCGTATATgagatttcttcttcttcgtaaagTGCTGCTTCAAACGCCCTAGCCATCTCTGTTAGATTTGCTTTAGCCAGATTCGCCATAGAATATCGGCTTCTACTAATCCTCTCAGGACTGTATCTCTTAGCCGGGACCCCACGAGTAGTTCTGTTGGGGAGTATATAGCGGCCGGTATCACCATCAACTGCTGCATTCTCATTCTCGTCTACACCAAAAGTGTCAGGAGTAATAACTGTATTATCTGAGCTagtttcaggaattacctcggatatcactggaggaggactcgattcaggcgtaggcggttgaggaggctctacagcagatgtgactgactcggcagtgacactagcttgttctgttggttccACGTTCGAGATACTTGGATGTGGCATCGGAAAACTGAGGGGTCCAATTTTATCACACTCCCCCTGAACAGCACTCCCCCCTGACCCCGAGGTTGggtgtgatagaagtattcactttctagaaaattacaattcatggttgttataaccttcctagaccccgggtgatagcatcgatagcccttctgatttaccccataccccaaaaaaacacattttattgcacatacagaaaattttcctctttcgtgtttcggtacatgcacataaacggaacaaccaaagattTTGAGAGGAAGTATGAGAGGTGGGGGAATATCAGTAAGGGATGCGAGAGTCTGCAAAGG
This sequence is a window from Salvia splendens isolate huo1 chromosome 14, SspV2, whole genome shotgun sequence. Protein-coding genes within it:
- the LOC121763275 gene encoding mitochondrial import inner membrane translocase subunit TIM14-1-like isoform X1; amino-acid sequence: MALLGTPLIAGIAVAAAALAGKYSIQAWQAFKARPPTARMQKFYEGGFQPKMTRREASLILGVRESTPPDKVREAHRKVMVANHPDAGGSHYLASKINEAKDVLLGKSKSGSDSAF
- the LOC121763275 gene encoding mitochondrial import inner membrane translocase subunit TIM14-1-like isoform X2, which produces MGTPLIAGIAVAAAALAGKYSIQAWQAFKARPPTARMQKFYEGGFQPKMTRREASLILGVRESTPPDKVREAHRKVMVANHPDAGGSHYLASKINEAKDVLLGKSKSGSDSAF